Part of the Dreissena polymorpha isolate Duluth1 chromosome 12, UMN_Dpol_1.0, whole genome shotgun sequence genome, ACTAGCtgtaacaacaacaaacaaaccaaaataaaacaaacaatgaaacCCTGTAAAGACTATGCTAGCATGCAAACATTGCATTGAAAACATCAACTGAAGAAACTAAACTTCTATATCAATTGAACTTGGGCAATAACTGGGGATCAACTGAATATTAAACCTGTCAATTTGCCTAATGGCCAACTTCTCAAGTGCAGAATCTTAGTAGCATTCTGAATGTTTTTCGACTCTGTTACGAATCTTGTCTTTATGGCCTCGACCAGACTATCAATGATGCCATCTGCATAGCTCATGCTTGACGCATTACCTCTAAGCGCTATCCCTTCATGTGTTCGTTTTTGTAGAAGCTCGATGGCAGCTTCAGGTAGCCTTTCAAGCCAGCagtcaatttattattttaatatgcaaCCTACTTCTAGTAGTCATAATGATACAGATCATACTATTACTAACACTGCGATTGGTTAATATTATTGATAAgtttatgtttctttttatttcatggcAAATTTTAATATTGAACGGTGACTACAGTACCTTCCTTTCTTTTCTTGTAGAATTTCCATTGTGCTTTCAATCCAGCACAGGCTATCACAGAGCGTCACATCAGATCTTTGGAGCTTGAGGGAAAGCCTCATCGCTGGGTCCAGTGCATCCTGaagattatatatatacataattatacacatttgAAATGAATGTATGCACTTAAATTCTTTTTGCTTTCATGTTATATGTTAATCTTTATACCATActagtatattaatttaaataggtTTGTTACAACATGAGTGtttgtatgttaaataaacaatttattggtGATGAACAACCTTGCAGgtataaaataatgatgaaatatgtattacattcatgattctttaatcatgttattgaatctttaaaattacaaaaatgaaatatgaTCACATTGAATTTCATACCAGTAGAAAGATACAGAACGCTAACAGATTTATATCTGTCATCAGCTTGTATAGACCTTCTGCTTTAGGATTTCCATGACTGGCAGTCGCAAGGTGGATTTCTAATGCCTGAAAAGTCTTGAGAAGCGCTGTAACTGATCTGAAGAGGTGAGGTAGCCACCTGGTTCCTGTAACTTTAGGTGGAAGCACTCCCTTGCCGATAGTGGAGATAGCTGTGAGAAGGCCAGTTTTTTGTTTGTGACTTTTCTTGTAGAAATAATGTACGCCAATGAGAAATGTCATAAGCTTTTCATACTGCTTGTTTTTCTTAATGGCATCTCTGAAGGCTAATTCCAGTCTATGCGATAAGCAATGAACATTGACTAGTTCAGAATTTATTCTTTGTTTCATCAAAGTTGATAATCCTGTACGAGAACCCGTCATGTTGGAAGCACCATCAGTACCCATGCCCACAAGTTTGTCTGAAATGTATACAGTTGGTTGATTATTGAATATTAGTTTCTTTCTGATAAAACCATTGCCATGGCAGGAGCAGAAATCATGACATTTACTTAAGCAAACATTGATTCAGTGATTCAAAGCTTATATTTACAGTttctttcaattatttatttgttcagaTGCTGATGGTTTTAATTAttcacaaatttatttttaaataaatattaaaagaaacacaaatttaGTTTTATCTTTTAGTGCtggtgttaattttaaattacctttgtcaatatttgtttgtttgagcACATCAATTACGTGGTCATACAGGTCTGCAGATGTTGTTGATTTCGGGGAACTTGTATTCAGAAACCTCTCGGTTACATTGC contains:
- the LOC127852148 gene encoding zinc finger protein 862-like isoform X1 — its product is MSFLRFYDGAKPGKKGKLTDDKKKEKAKEYESRRVERSFQSKWKNERDWLEYDEETKTMFCTCCRANSQFRSVSVKGNTFVEGSCNFRHSAIVDHEKSTPHEKALRMSKTTPLTPSELKTTEAGNALKMLQAAERNKLCYLFRNVHAIAKNNRPISDYKWLCELDIAKQIEIGSTYINDHAAVNFIHHIAKVELSHTEKQCKAVPFLSFLMDGTTDISGSEQETLYLRYSKTGNVTERFLNTSSPKSTTSADLYDHVIDVLKQTNIDKDKLVGMGTDGASNMTGSRTGLSTLMKQRINSELVNVHCLSHRLELAFRDAIKKNKQYEKLMTFLIGVHYFYKKSHKQKTGLLTAISTIGKGVLPPKVTGTRWLPHLFRSVTALLKTFQALEIHLATASHGNPKAEGLYKLMTDINLLAFCIFLLDALDPAMRLSLKLQRSDVTLCDSLCWIESTMEILQEKKGRYCSHRSILKFAMK